The genomic region TCAAAAGCATAGATCTGAACTGACAAGATTACTactgctgggatgcctgggtggctctgtcagttaaactgccttcggctcaggtcatgatccctgtgtcctgggattaaatcccaagtcaggctccctgctaagcggggcgtctgcttctccctctgcctctgcagctccccctacttgtgttctctctttctgacaaataaatatttttttttttaaagattactacTGCTGATGATGCTaacaatttggttttcttttgacagTAACTTCCCTCAACTTAGCCTTCCAAAAGAAGTGACATCCAGTAACACTTATATTGTTTCTATCAAGGAAAGCACTGAACCCTTCTGGATTAGATTTATAACATTATACTAAGTAGCCAGCAGTTGCTATTTGACTGAAGACAGAatactaaaaaaatcaaaataaagtaaaataaagaaatatcagaAACTATAACAAAGATGAACAAGTACTAAAATGTaaggtggaggggtgcctgggtggctcagtcattaagcatctgcctctggctcaggtcatgatcccagggtcctgggattgagccctacattgggctccctgcttggtggggaacctgcttctctcttccactcccccctgcttatgttcccttctcttgctgtctctctgtcaaataaagaaataaaatctttaaaaatgtaatgtgaaacaaggtgcctgggtggctcagtgagttgggcctctgctttcggctcaggtcataatctcggggtcctgggatcaggtcccgcatcgggctctctcctcagcagggagcctgcttcctcctctctctcaatctgcctacttgtgatctctctctgtcaaataaataaaatctttaaaaaaaaatgtaatgtgaaACAATCTCTATAAAAATGTCTAAACACGAGGAAGACAGACATTTCAAAATCTGCTAGCTTGAATGTCTTGGCAGGTATCCCCATGTCTTTCTTGCACAGTCCTGCGTTGATGCTTGGATTATATTTTCTGTCCTCGTAAGACATCTAAACAAGAACTATACCCAGAGTGTTTTCAGCAGCTTacacatttttttgtatttactgaAATCATCTAATTGTAGTAATAGTCATCTCAGATTCTACCAATTCAAGAATCATTTCCAAATACTGAAGATTCCAGACTGTTCCTGCCTGGACATTCTCTATACCCCCACTTTACTCTTCCTAACTGCTGAATATTCTAAGGTGTTTCACAATTTCTCAACCACTGGTTCCAGCGGTGTCACCCtaagaaggaaagcaagagatACTGAAAGAAACGAATTCAAAAGTTTGGGGTTTATGATCCTACAAAatgtcagaggaggagaaagtggaCAACTGGCAAACGTTCAGAAGTGAAAGCAATCACATCAGTAAGACTCCACTCATGAATTGCTCCTCCtacaaaaacatttctttccacACGGAAGAAttatcttcaaggaaaaaaaagcctCTTTTATCAGCCTGATCCTTAAGTGCTAGTACTAGTGATCTTTCAAACTCCAGAAAGAACACTAACCTTtgaatcatttattttcagatgtggaaagggcaaaaaaaatcaatgtttatgCGAGAGAAATATAGGATGGTCTTAAATTTCCAAAGGTCTTTACAAGAGAAAACTATTTGAGCGGTGGCtacccatgtatttatttaatgtttttttttaatttttattatttttaaagatttttaaaatttatttgacagagatcacaagtagatggagaggcaggcagagagagaggaggaagcaggctcccagacgagcagagagtccgatgcggggctcaatccaggaccctgagatcatgacctgagccgaaggcagaggcttaacccactgagccacccaggcgcccctaatgttattcttatatttaaccattttatattttatagctacttaataaatattaagcagtctcaaaattttttttttaaagattttatttatttgacaggtagaaagacagcgagagagggaatacaagcaggtgagtgcgagagggagaagtaggctccccccgCCAGGAGCATGGACccagactcggggctcaatcccaggaccctagaatcacgacctgagccaaaggcagccgcctaactgactgacccacccacgTACCCCTCAAATGTCTTAATAAACCACTTTAAGGTCCCTGCCCCTCTAAGTGTGCTTGCCTAATTATTTAAACCTATCTAGATTgaaagatataatttttataatttctataataaCAAAGATAGTTACAATGAACGCATCTACTATGTGTGGCAATAATTCAATTCCTGCCttgagataaaatatttgttcagaGAGAAAGTAATCCCAAAATTAACCTGATAAGAATTCCCTTCCACTACtgtatgtatattcttttttaaaaagattttatttgtttatttgacagatcacaagtaggcagagaggcaggcagagagagagggggaagcaggctccctactgagcagggagcctgatggggggctcgatcccaggaccctgggatcatggcctgagccaaaggtagaggctttaacccactgagccacacaggtgcccctgtatctACATTCTTGGACCCTTCCATGCTGGCTATTCTTAAAGTTTAGAATAATACTAGATAGCCAGGTTTTAAGAAGTAAACTGTGGAATATATTACAGTTTCAACTTCAGATAAggaaagtaatttctttttttttttttaagattttatttatttatcagagagagattgggggagagagcgagcacaggcagacagaatggcaggcagaggcagagggagaagcaggctccctgccgagcaaggagccagatgtgggactcgatcccagcacgctgggatcacgacctgagccgaaggcagctgcttaactaactgagccacccaggcgtcccaaggaaaGTAATTTCTTAAAAGCATAGTTGAGCTGTCTTACCACTGTTGGTATAGCACGACCCAATGCAGAAATTAATCTACAGTGGCATTTTAGTAAGTCTTGGGAGTCAAATCATCTAAATCTCCTTCTCACAAAATACTTATATCCTATACTGTCCTCTAGCAGCTGCCTGCCACTATAACTTCTCTCCTAGAACTGGAGGCAAAATATAAACTCTGGATGCCCATTTCTTATGTAATGTGAAAAGTATATAGGTTATTTTTGCACACTGAATTGTTTACTGCTATGCCTAGTAAGTTAACGAACCAGTGACTGACAACTGGTATTAAgctgaagaatgaaagaatgaggggctcctggatggctcagtgggttaaagcctctacctttggctcaggtcatgatcccagggtcctgggatcacattTTAGGTAAGACAGTTCTTTACTGTTTAGGGACTGTCCCAGCACTTTAAGACACTCCCTGATTCTGCCTACTAAATACCAGTAGCTTGGGGGAGGGTAATGGCagtcattataaaaataacaacaagcAGCCTCATTTTCTTCTGACTTTTGAGTGGGTGCAGAGGGTAGAGAAGGGAACAGTAAATGTTGGCCACAAAGATAGACAAATCTTTGATGCTATTAATGGAATCACAGAGTCTTGAAAGAGAACTGGACACAGTTAAGGATGTAGATTAAATGCCTATAACAGTGCAGGGCACACAGGGCACACACTGGTTTTTTTTCTAGAACTCACCTGTTCCCAAACCAAGAACTTTTTCTACTACATTACACATGATATCCTGCTTGATACCACTGATATCACAGAAAAAACATACAGGCTTTGGAGCGAGAGAGAATGAAGATTGGAATCTCAATTCAGGCAGCTATGTGGACACTTATTTTAAACCTCAGTctcatttctaaaaaagaaatagtaactaCCAGGGTGTGGTTCGAGTGAAGACTAATATATGTAAAGCTGGCAAGTACTAAGTGCTCACCAAAGAGAAGTCATGATTATTCTCACTCCAGTGACACAAGATTTACTTTTAAGAAGTACATCTGCTTTGAGAAAATTCAAGCTATCAGGGGTAGAGGGGgagctttcttttattaaaccaaaatctgggggcacctgggtggttcagttggttaaatgtctgcttttggcttgggtcatgaacccagggtcctgaatCAAGCTTGgcagggatctgcttctccctctcctccctgcttggctccctctctctctcaaataaataaaatcttaacaaacaaaccCGAAATCTGCTTCTATAGGACTTCTATTTAGACTAGCAcattctacttttccctctcatGAAAACCAAGAATTAAACACTTCCATTTCCTCCACAAAATGGAGTTTCTAGATACATCTACTCTCCTGATGGCTTTCTTCTGAATTTGGTCTAACTTGTGATATTCCTTTCAAAACTCAATGAATGCAATGCTCTGATCTTGGTCACCAATACACAATACTTCAATAGATGTACCacagaattttaaagtaaaaacaaaaaaatccttatttaaaaaaagtttctatagAGTGGGTGATAAAGTCTGCCTTTAGCatgctcttttctttaaaaagatatttagaaTCAAATATTTGAATTCCCAGAGTTTATGACTCTCAGGTATAGAGAAAGGAAAGCTAAAGGATAAATGATTACTTTGTGAATGAAACCTACTAGGCTTTGTCAAGTTAGCATTAAAAATGCAGTAGAAGTAAGGCTAATGATTCATACATAGAAAAGACATGTcagtagagaacagaaaaagcaaagatttACTTAGCCTGATCAGTAATTTGATCATTCCTAATTTAGAAATTATCCAAGTACTCTCTGCAAAGCATTACCTGCATATCCAGTCCACATGATACCAGGCTCTGAGGCCTTTGAGGCCGAAAAGCTACAGAGGAACAGATATTGGAATGTCTCTTCAGTGACCTGCtaactttcttattttccaagtCTAGGATTTTAATTGACCCAGAGTCATCAGCAGAAGCCAGCAGGTTTTCAGTGTCATTCAATGAGAGGCAATTGATTTCTTCTTCATTCACATGAAAATGGTCCACGGAACCTTTGAGGGACCGGACATCCAGTAAGCTAATGGTTTCTCCATGTGAGGCATAGAGCttggtggggcaggagggagagaataAGACACTGGTAACATCATCAGCTCCTTGGAAGCGTGTATGTCCTAAAGGAGTCCCATCTTCACCCCAAGCCATGAGATCACCACCCTCTGCTCCAGAAGCCACTAGCCCTTCTTGACTTGCATTCAGGCAGAGAATAGGAGAAGAATGTCCACCAGTCCATTTGACAGCCATTATGGCCCAGGAGACcctgagaggagggagaaaaactacAATCTCTTATTTAAGATCCTGATGGTAGCAGACAAATGCAATATGcagtatttcatttaaatattttttaaaagacatctaaaaaaaaacttaatttaaaaaaaaagacatttgaagaTCAAGTCTACAAAAGCCTAGCTGGGACACAGGAtcatggggcccctggctggcacATGCATAAACAGGCTTTCTTTGTAATCAGGGTCCCAGGCAAACCTGGTCTCCCAGTATTTGATGTGGGGCCCACACAAGAATAAACATTATAGggggacctgggtagctcagtcggttaagtgtatgccttccactcaggtcatgatcctggggtcctgggattgagccccatgttgggttccctgcctagcggggcctgcttctccctttccctctgccctctacACCCCAATTCATTCTCTACCcctcctgaaataaataaatcttaaaacaaacaaacaaacaaacaaacattatatACTTAAactaagaaaatacttttttaaaagagatctgcttggggcgcctgggtggctcagtgggttaagcctctgacttcgtctcaggtcatgatctcagggttttgggattgagccctgtatcaggctctctgctcagcagggagcctgcttccccctctctctgcctgcctctctgcctaattaatgatctctgtctgccaaataaataaataaataaataaatattttttaaaaaagagagagaactgctCAATCATTAGGTTATATCTTTTATCTGAATGTTTTAGAGAATAGATTCTCTGGGTTTGAATAGATCTACTAAATATTAttagctgggtgactttgggcaagttactgaacttctctgtgattcattttccttctttgtaaaattggggtggtaataataatagcaccATTTTATAGGAtcatagaaaagtaaataaaatatgtaaagcacaTATAATAGTGTTTGGTACATgagtgctcaacaaatattaccattatcacttttttttaaagtaatctctacgcccaacgtggggcttgaacccacaacccgagatcaagagtggcaagctccatcaactgagccagtcagatgccccTCACTTTTCCCAATTTTATTAGGCTGGTCAAAGTGGCATCTTGGATCTACACCAATGGTGCTCAAAGTATAACCTCCAGACTGTGAGCATCACCTAGGAACTTAGAAATTACCCAACACCACCCTAGACCAACTGAACCAGAAATACTGGGGTTGGGGCCCAGCcatgtgttttaacaagccctccaggtgatgcTGAGGTATGCTAAAATTTGAGAATACTACACCAATAATCATCCagggaaatggttaaaaaaagacCCTTGGGTTTTACCACCAGAGACTAATTCAGTATGTTATTTAACTTTATTCTCAAGACAACCCTTCTGTTtagtattattccattttaaagataataaaacttGAGTTTCAGAAGTGTTAAATAATTTGATCAAAGTCACCTGGCCTTTAAGATTTGACCCGATATAAAGGgatcccaaatttttattttattttattttattttttttagattttattttatttatttgacagagatcacaagtaggcagagaggcagagagagagaggaggaagcaggctccctgctgagcagagagcccgatgcgggactctatcccaggaccctgagatcatgacctgaggcgaaggcagcggcttaacccactgagccacccaggcgcccccaaaatttttattttattaaagattttatttatttgacagcgagagagagcaggagagcacagcaggggagtggcagagggagaagcagggagcctgatgtggggcttgatcccaggaccctgggatgatgacccaagccaaaggcagttgcttaaccaactgagcctcccaggcgtctcTGGCTCCCTAATTTTTGAATAACGAAGACTGTCTTCTAACAATTCCACTGACAATAGTTacttttttggttaagattttatttatttatttgacagacagagatcacaggtaggcagagaggcaggcggagagagaggaggaagcaggctccctgacaagcagagagcccgatgtggggctagatcccaagaccctgggatcataacctgagctgaaggcagaagctttaacccactaagccacccaggaaccccttgaCAATAGTTTTCAACTTTAGTATTCTctgaaagtacagaaaataaacaaaagtcacAAATAATTCAttactgcttttttaaattttatttttaaagatttagtgaGTGGTGTGctcatacaagcagggggaggggaaagcagagagggaggaagaagcaggctccctgttgagcaaagagcttGATACCCTGCTCCCTGGCTTGCTGACCTGGAtggaaggcagactcttaaaggactgagccaccaagggacCCTTCattatggcttttatttatttattttttaaagattttatttatttatttgacagagatcacaagtaggcagagaggcaggcagagatagagagagaggaggaagcaggctccctgctgagcagagagcccgatgcgggactcgatcccaggaccctgagatcatgaactgagccgaaggcagcggcttaacccactgagccacccaggcgcccctcattatgGCTTTTAAATGTACTCatgtatttttactattttttattaaagtttatttatttatttatctctacacccaacatggggctcaaattcataaccctgagatcaagagtcacatgctcttctgaataagccagccaggtaccccatactcatgtatttttaattttcttatcacCCGCTTACACTTAACAGTAGTGCTTATGTGCAAAATTTAGAATCCTGATACACTAGGCATCCCGGATTTATACAATGAAATTGCGAGTACCCTGCCTCAACTGCATGTTGGgtaaatcaaaaaaggaaataagggcAATTTATGTAACTCTAAATGTTCAgacaaaaagaagcaaacaaatctACCTGAACAAATTTAATGCTTAATTTCACAAGCCAAGGGAGAATTTCTCTACTGAGAAACTGCCACAGCTGCTTTCATATTTTCAGATATGACACCTGAATTCAATCCAATTGTACAGATAACTTTCCTaatattgttttgaaaaataatttaaagtactGGCAATCTGCCTAAAGTTTCTATTCCTGACACAAAGCTTACTTCCTCCCATTTTTAGgcac from Mustela erminea isolate mMusErm1 chromosome 1, mMusErm1.Pri, whole genome shotgun sequence harbors:
- the WDR53 gene encoding WD repeat-containing protein 53 isoform X4 — translated: MAVKWTGGHSSPILCLNASQEGLVASGAEGGDLMAWGEDGTPLGHTRFQGADDVTSVLFSPSCPTKLYASHGETISLLDVRSLKGSVDHFHVNEEEINCLSLNDTENLLASADDSGSIKILDLENKKVSRSLKRHSNICSSVAFRPQRPQSLVSCGLDMQVMLWNLQKSRPLWITNLQEDETEEMESPQSPGQLLNPALAHSVSVASCGNIFSCGAEDDPHIGGSTRIQTTRTEPASEFLGKASGDSLQWN
- the WDR53 gene encoding WD repeat-containing protein 53 isoform X7 — its product is MAVKWTGGHSSPILCLNASQEGLVASGAEGGDLMAWGEDGTPLGHTRFQGADDVTSVLFSPSCPTKLYASHGETISLLDVRSLKGSVDHFHVNEEEINCLSLNDTENLLASADDSGSIKILDLENKKVSRSLKRHSNICSSVAFRPQRPQSLVSCGLDMQVMLWNLQKSRPLWITNLQEDETEEMESPQSPGQLLNPALAHSVSVASCGNIFSCGAEDDPHIGGSTRIQTTRTEPASEFLGKASGE
- the WDR53 gene encoding WD repeat-containing protein 53 isoform X3, giving the protein MAVKWTGGHSSPILCLNASQEGLVASGAEGGDLMAWGEDGTPLGHTRFQGADDVTSVLFSPSCPTKLYASHGETISLLDVRSLKGSVDHFHVNEEEINCLSLNDTENLLASADDSGSIKILDLENKKVSRSLKRHSNICSSVAFRPQRPQSLVSCGLDMQVMLWNLQKSRPLWITNLQEDETEEMESPQSPGQLLNPALAHSVSVASCGNIFSCGAEDDPHIGGSTRIQTTRTEPASEFLGKASGARSPHGHGR
- the WDR53 gene encoding WD repeat-containing protein 53 isoform X6, translated to MAVKWTGGHSSPILCLNASQEGLVASGAEGGDLMAWGEDGTPLGHTRFQGADDVTSVLFSPSCPTKLYASHGETISLLDVRSLKGSVDHFHVNEEEINCLSLNDTENLLASADDSGSIKILDLENKKVSRSLKRHSNICSSVAFRPQRPQSLVSCGLDMQVMLWNLQKSRPLWITNLQEDETEEMESPQSPGQLLNPALAHSVSVASCGNIFSCGAEDDPHIGGSTRIQTTRTEPASEFLGKASGGSSH
- the WDR53 gene encoding WD repeat-containing protein 53 isoform X5, producing the protein MAVKWTGGHSSPILCLNASQEGLVASGAEGGDLMAWGEDGTPLGHTRFQGADDVTSVLFSPSCPTKLYASHGETISLLDVRSLKGSVDHFHVNEEEINCLSLNDTENLLASADDSGSIKILDLENKKVSRSLKRHSNICSSVAFRPQRPQSLVSCGLDMQVMLWNLQKSRPLWITNLQEDETEEMESPQSPGQLLNPALAHSVSVASCGNIFSCGAEDDPHIGGSTRIQTTRTEPASEFLGKASGERDHK